The window TGAGCCGCTTACGGAAGGGGTTCCTGCATAAGAGCCTCTAAATCCATTTGAAGTGCTTTTCACACCATCCTTATTGGCAGTATATATATCATATAGATATCCTTTAAGAACACCATCTTCAACCAAGGCAGTCCTTCTTGAAGCAGTTCCCTCATCGTCAGTGACTCCAGAGTTCAAACCTCCATCAACTGTTCCGTCATCATAAATAGAAAGGCCTTCAGAGACTATCTTCTCACCTATCTTGTCTGCAAGCCTTGACCTTCCCCTTTGAACATTATCTGCACTGAAACCGCTCATGAATGTGGAAAGCAAACCGGTAACTGCATGATAATCCAATACAACATCCTTATCTGAAGTTTCAATATGGTCTCCGCCTAAAGAGGATTTTGCCAAATCACATAGGTCTTCAGCTAATTTTATGCCATCCAAATCATAAAGGCATGAAGAAACGGAGTCGTAAGCTGTTGCCAAATCGCCATCCTTTAGGGCATTTATTGAAACTCCCAATGCAAATCCAGTGGATTTGTCATATGCTTCAACACCATTGGAATTTACAATCAAGACTTCCCCTTCTGCTGCTGAAAATCCACCAGAAGTGGTTTGACATCCATTATCATCAATGCAATTCAAAACAGCTTTTAGGGAACTTGTAAGTTCATTCAAATCAATATCCTGAAATTTCTTATCAAAAGTCCCCTTGATTTTAGGCAATTTTTGAACTTCTGCAAAAGAGAAATTTTCATCTTTTGAATTAAGCTTTGAGTTCAAATATGCATTTTCACAAGTCTTTGCTATTTCACCCATATCAGATGTGAAAGCAAAACCTACGGAACCGTCTTTAATGACTCTTATTCCAATGCCTAAGCTGATTTCCTCTTTAGCAAAATTCAAATCGGTCTTTTGAGAATCCAATTGCAGCAATTCAGCATTTTCCAAATAGATTTCATAATCATCTGAATACTTTGAAATTTCCCTTTTTGCCTCTTCAGCCAATTCATATAACATATTATCACACAATAATCTTAAAGAACCTTATTTTATATTAAAAACAAATTTATCAATGGCTTCCGCCACTCCATCACCATACTTATTCTCACATACATAATCGG of the Methanobrevibacter sp. genome contains:
- a CDS encoding TldD/PmbA family protein, which gives rise to MLYELAEEAKREISKYSDDYEIYLENAELLQLDSQKTDLNFAKEEISLGIGIRVIKDGSVGFAFTSDMGEIAKTCENAYLNSKLNSKDENFSFAEVQKLPKIKGTFDKKFQDIDLNELTSSLKAVLNCIDDNGCQTTSGGFSAAEGEVLIVNSNGVEAYDKSTGFALGVSINALKDGDLATAYDSVSSCLYDLDGIKLAEDLCDLAKSSLGGDHIETSDKDVVLDYHAVTGLLSTFMSGFSADNVQRGRSRLADKIGEKIVSEGLSIYDDGTVDGGLNSGVTDDEGTASRRTALVEDGVLKGYLYDIYTANKDGVKSTSNGFRGSYAGTPSVSGSNIIFDFKDRVAEDEIRDAFLVTDVLGAHTANPITGDFSVEASNSFIIDNGERKPIKKAMISGNIYDLLGDAVAVGDETKQRGSFIIPKLLLHDVRVVGN